Proteins encoded by one window of Nicotiana tabacum cultivar K326 chromosome 10, ASM71507v2, whole genome shotgun sequence:
- the LOC107831276 gene encoding auxin response factor 19, which yields MKAPSNGYIANSGEGDRKVMNSELWHACAGPLVSLPPIGSLVVYFPQGHSEQVAASMQKETDGIPSYPNLPSKLICMLHNVTLHADPETDEVYAQMTLQPVNKYDQEALILSDMGLKQNRQPAEFFCKTLTASDTSTHGGFSVPRRAAEKIFPPLDFSMQPPAQELMARDLHDQAWTFRHIYRGQPKRHLLTTGWSVFISSKRLCAGDSVLFIRDEKSQLLLGIKRANRQQPALSSSVISSDSMHIGILAAAAHAAANNSPFSIFYNPRASPSEFVIPLAKYNKAMYAQVSLGMRFRMMFETEESGVRRYMGTITGVCDLDPIRWKSSQWRNLQVGWDESTAGERPSRVSIWDIEPVVTPFYICPPPFFRPKFPKQPSFPGDESDIENALKRGMPWISDEFGLKDAPSSIFPGLSLVQWMSMQQNNHNPVAQSRLPNVLHSNIGTDDHSKLLSFQSPTPGLQFNKPNQLNQQFGQIQQPPLAWPQQQQQSLQSPASVQQQHTPQQHTLQQQQHSLQQQPQQHSRQQLPHQHMLQQQQLQPQPQLHQQAQQQQRGPQQQQLTVNTPPVNNCVSPNQIPNQSFPQASIYAQQQQLLSASNQSQQNVPVNKNPFLSTSSAQDFPFQQQAEQQSNLLQKSQQQQQIIPQQAPLQLLQQSLMQRPQVQTSSQQSLTEQQLQLQLLNKLQQQQQQQAQQLSHVSSTLEPRMPQQQQNRQPQELQFGHQQLSSNIMTTATHLQSPQHAFNQLEGQNKSPITIRALSGATDGDAPSCSTSPSTNNFQVSPQNFLTRNQGQAILVDESVVDPSQEQNKSEFRMKHELPFSKSSEQSKYKGNGTENLEAASSTTSYGLDSSGFNFSLPALCAEGDVQSHSRNNLPSAANIDGLTPDALLSRDYDSGKDMQNLFSPFGNTPRDIETELSAAGINSQQFGVPNMSYQPRCSNDLAVNDNGVLNNNSWTNQTQRMRTYTKVQKRGSVGRTIDVTRYKGYDELRHDLARMFGIEGQLEDPQRTEWKLVYVDNENDILLVGDDPWEEFVSCVQSVKILSSAEVQQMSLDGDLGNVPVPNQASSGTDSGNAWRGHYDDNSAASFNR from the exons ATGAAGGCACCATCAAACGGATATATTGCAAATTCAGGAGAAG GAGATAGAAAGGTCATGAATTCAGAGTTATGGCACGCTTGTGCTGGCCCATTGGTTTCGTTGCCTCCCATTGGAAGCCTTGTGGTATATTTTCCTCAAGGTCATAGTGAGCAA GTGGCAGCGTCAATGCAAAAGGAGACAGATGGAATACCAAGTTATCCTAATCTTCCTTCCAAGTTGATCTGCATGTTACACAATGTCACTTTACAT gctgaccctgaaactgatgAGGTTTATGCTCAGATGACTCTTCAACCTGTAAACAAA TATGACCAGGAGGCTTTAATTTTATCGGATATGGGCCTTAAGCAGAACAGGCAACCTGCTGAGTTCTTCTGTAAAACTCTCACAGCTAGTGATACAAGTACACATGGTGGATTTTCTGTTCCTCGTCGAGCGGCTGAGAAGATATTTCCTCCACTG GATTTTTCAATGCAACCTCCTGCTCAGGAGTTAATGGCTAGAGATTTGCATGACCAAGCTTGGACTTTTAGGCATATATATCGAG GTCAACCAAAAAGACACCTTTTGACAACTGGTTGGAGTGTCTTTATCTCCTCTAAAAGGCTATGTGCCGGTGATTCTGTCCTTTTCATAAG AGATGAAAAGTCACAGCTTCTCTTGGGTATAAAACGAGCGAATAGACAGCAGCCTGCTCTCTCCTCATCTGTTATATCTAGTGACAGCATGCACATTGGGATCCTTGCTGCTGCAGCTCATGCTGCTGCAAACAACAGCCCGTTTAGTATCTTTTACAATCCGAG GGCAAGCCCTTCTGAATTTGTGATTCCTCTGGCCAAGTATAATAAAGCTATGTACGCACAAGTTTCACTAGGCATGCGATTTCGGATGATGTTTGAGACGGAGGAGTCTGGAGTCCGTAGGTATATGGGTACAATAACTGGTGTTTGTGATCTGGACCCCATACGATGGAAGAGCTCTCAGTGGCGTAATCTTCAG GTGGGATGGGATGAATCAACTGCCGGGGAACGTCCAAGCAGAGTTTCAATTTGGGATATTGAGCCTGTCGTAACTCCTTTTTATATCTGtccacctccatttttcaggcccAAGTTTCCTAAACAGCCAAGTTTTCCTG GTGATGAGTCTGATATTGAAAATGCATTAAAGAGGGGGATGCCTTGGATCAGCGATGAGTTCGGTCTAAAAGATGCTCCAAGTTCAATATTCCCTGGACTAAGCTTGGTACAATGGATGAGTATGCAACAGAACAATCATAATCCTGTTGCCCAATCCAGACTTCCCAATGTCTTACACAGTAATATTGGCACGGATGACCATTCTAAGTTGTTGAGCTTTCAGTCACCTACACCAGGTCTccagttcaacaaaccaaatcaaCTAAATCAGCAATTTGGTCAAATCCAGCAGCCACCATTAGCATGGCCCCAACAACAGCAGCAATCGTTACAGTCTCCCGCGAGTGTACAGCAGCAGCACACGCCGCAGCAGCACACGCTGCAGCAACAGCAACACTCGCTGCAGCAGCAGCCACAGCAACACTCGCGGCAGCAGCTGCCACATCAACACATGTTGCAGCAGCAGCAGCTACAACCACAGCCACAGCTTCACCAGCAAGCGCAGCAGCAGCAACGTGGACCCCAGCAGCAACAATTGACCGTGAATACACCACCAGTAAATAATTGTGTATCCCCTAACCAGATACCAAACCAAAGTTTTCCACAAGCTTCGATATATGCTCAGCAGCAACAGTTGTTATCAGCCAGTAACCAATCACAGCAAAATGTTCCTGTCAATAAAAATCCATTTCTTTCAACATCCTCGGCACAAGACTTCCCATTTCAGCAACAAGCGGAACAGCAGTCTAACCTCTTGCAAAAGTCCcagcagcagcagcagataaTACCGCAGCAGGCTCCACTACAATTGTTGCAACAAAGTTTGATGCAGAGGCCACAAGTACAGACATCGTCACAGCAGAGCCTTACTGAGCAGCAGCTGCAACTACAGCTTCTTAATAAActgcagcagcaacagcagcaacaagcACAGCAATTATCTCATGTAAGCTCTACTCTGGAGCCACGTATGCCCCAGCAACAACAGAACCGGCAACCACAAGAGCTCCAGTTTGGTCATCAGCAATTGAGTTCCAACATCATGACCACAGCCACACATCTACAGTCACCTCAACATGCTTTCAACCAACTCGAAGGCCAGAACAAATCTCCGATAACAATCAGAGCACTTTCTGGTGCTACAGATGGTGATGCTCCTTCATGTTCAACCTCTCCTTCTACAAATAATTTCCAAGTTTCACCACAAAACTTCTTGACTAGGAACCAAGGGCAAGCCATACTAGTGGATGAGTCGGTAGTTGATCCATCTCAAGAGCAAAACAAATCCGAATTTCGAATGAAACATGAGCTACCCTTCTCAAAAAGTTCGGAGCAGTCTAAATACAAAGGTAATGGTACTGAGAACTTAGAGGCAGCATCATCGACAACATCATATGGGTTGGATTCTAGTGGCTTCAACTTTTCATTGCCTGCATTATGTGCGGAAGGCGATGTTCAATCACATTCTAGGAACAATCTTCCTTCTGCAGCAAATATAGATGGATTGACCCCCGATGCTTTGCTGTCAAGGGATTATGATTCCGGAAAGGATATGCAAAACCTATTCTCTCCTTTTGGAAATACCCCTAGGGACATAGAAACAGAGTTGTCTGCTGCTGGGATCAATTCTCAACAATTTGGGGTTCCAAACATGTCATACCAGCCAAGATGTTCCAACGATCTCGCTGTTAATGATAATGGTGTTCTAAATAATAATTCGTGGACGAATCAGACTCAGCGCATGAGAACGTATACAAAG GTTCAAAAACGTGGCTCTGTGGGAAGAACTATAGATGTGACTCGTTACAAAGGCTACGATGAACTAAGACATGATCTAGCACGTATGTTCGGGATTGAAGGACAGCTGGAAGACCCTCAAAGAACTGAATGGAAGCTTGTGTATGTAGACAATGAGAATGATATACTGCTTGTTGGTGACGATCCTTGGGA GGAATTCGTGAGCTGTGTTCAGAGCGTCAAAATCTTGTCTTCTGCTGAAGTGCAGCAAATGAGTTTGGATGGTGATTTAGGTAATGTGCCAGTACCAAACCAAGCTAGCAGTGGCACTGACAGTGGTAATGCATGGAGGGGACACTATGATGACAACTCAGCTGCATCATTTAATCGATGA
- the LOC107831277 gene encoding 20 kDa chaperonin, chloroplastic-like isoform X1, with protein sequence MATTQLTASSICAKGFVSFEGLRSTGSVKVASFAPLKQNSRSFRSLVVKAATTVAPKYTTLKPLGDRVLVKIKTAEEKTVGGILLPVTAQSKPQGGEVVAVGEGRSAGKTKVDISVKTGAQVVYSKYAGTEVEFDGSKHLILKEDDIVGVLETDDIKDLQPLNDRVLIKVAEAEEKTAGGLLLTEAAKEKPSIGAIIAVGPGPLDEEGNRKPLSVSPGNTVLYSKYAGSEFKGADGSDYITLRASDVMAVLS encoded by the exons ATGGCGACCACTCAGCTAACGGCATCATCCATTTGTGCAAAGGGTTTTGTATCCTTTGAAGGGCTTAGGTCAACTGGTAGTGTAAAGGTTGCATCTTTTGCCCCATTGAAGCAGAATAGCAGGTCTTTTCGTAGTCTTGTTGTTAAGGCTGCCACTACTGTAGCTCCTAAG TACACAACGCTTAAGCCGTTGGGCGATAGAGTATTGGTAAAGATTAAGACCGCGGAGGAGAAGACTGTAGGTGGTATCCTACTTCCAGTAACAGCGCAGTCAAAACCTCAAGGAGGTGAGGTGGTTGCTGTTGGGGAGGGTCGTTCAGCTGGCAAGACTAAAGTGGACATTAGCGTGAAG ACGGGTGCCCAAGTCGTCTACTCAAAGTACGCTGGAACAGAGGTGGAGTTCGATGGATCAAAGCACCTCATTCTGAAAGAGGATGATATTGTTGGTGTTCTTGAGACAGATGATATCAAGGATTTGCAGCCATTAAATGACAGAGTCCTAATCAAG GTTGCCGAGGCTGAAGAAAAAACCGCAGGAGGCTTACTGTTGACTGAGGCAGCAAAGGAGAAGCCTTCAATTGGCGCG ATTATAGCTGTTGGGCCTGGTCCTTTGGACGAGGAAGGGAACAGGAAACCACTTTCAGTATCCCCTGGAAATACAGTTCTCTACTCCAAATATGCAGGTAGTGAATTCAAAGGTGCTGATGGATCCGATTACATTACACTCAGGGCATCTGATGTAATGGCCGTGCTATCTTAG
- the LOC107831275 gene encoding uncharacterized protein LOC107831275 encodes MQHDEVIWQVIRHKHCSFMAKIETGIFCRNPYNVTGICNRSSCPLANSRYATIRDHDGVFYLYMKTIERAHMPNKLWERVKLPRNYEQALAIIDKHLMYWPKFLVHKAKQRLTKMTQMRIRMRKLALKTREKIMTTPRKETKRESRRQEKAEKAALLDKSIEKELLERLSKGVYGDIYNYPERKYLEILGREEMQVASEEEDEEEHEVEYVEGYDELEEEDDMEDFDGLGIRDSGLDDDTVGMDDEDDDDDEDDEAVAVHQKRGRKDSVLARRRAEKDEPSANSKKKAKVLVEVEHEGTGERRTAVQ; translated from the exons ATGCAGCATGATGAGGTCATATGGCAAGTTATCAGACACAAGCATTGCAGTTTCATGGCTAA AATTGAGACAGGGATATTTTGCCGAAATCCATATAATGTAACTGGGATTTGCAACCGCAGCTCATGTCCTCTGGCTAATAGTCGGTACGCCACCATTCGGGATCATGATG GAGTGTTCTATTTGTACATGAAAACAATAGAAAGGGCTCACATGCCAAACAAACTTTGGGAAAGAGTTAAATTGCCAAGAAATTACGAACAGGCTCTTGCAATCATTGATAAACATTTG ATGTACTGGCCAAAGTTTCTTGTGCACAAAGCAAAACAAAGATTAACAAAAATGACTCAGATGCGAATAAGAATGAGGAAGCTTGCTTTGAAAACAAG GGAGAAGATAATGACCACACCTAGGAAAGAAACGAAAAGAGAATCTCGCCGACAGGAAAAGGCTGAAAAAGCAGCTCTTCTCGATAAA AGCATTGAGAAGGAACTGCTGGAACGCCTTTCTAAAGGAGTGTATGGTGATATATACAATTATCCTGAGCGGAAGTATCTAGAGATTCTTGGTAGGGAAGAAATGCAGGTGGCtagtgaagaagaagatgaggag GAGCATGAAGTGGAATATGTTGAAGGCTATGATGAGCTTGAGGAGGAAGATGATATGGAAGATTTTGATGGTCTTGGAATTAGAGACAGCGGCTTGGATGATGATACTG TTGGAATGGACGacgaggatgatgatgatgatgaagatgacgaGGCTGTTGCAGTTCATCAGAAGAGGGGTAGAAAAGATTCTGTTTTAGCTAGAAGAAGAGCAGAGAAAGATGAGCCAAGtgcaaattcaaagaaaaaggcGAAAGTTCTTGTGgag GTTGAACATGAGGGTACGGGTGAAAGACGGACAGCAGTACAATGA
- the LOC107831280 gene encoding ethylene-responsive transcription factor ERF016-like, with the protein MVRPKGNKEKKDNGDRYKGVRMRKWGKWVAEVRQPKSRDRIWLGSYDTAEEAARAYDAAVVCLRGPSATINFPNDPPLIPSSAPNCDQPQLSPSQIQVAASRHARRVCESAVVDSRLPAVETVFFRDNNNSEFGCSSYVDCYNLATTDKTSTGDGEVLHDDLFDSARMWTF; encoded by the coding sequence ATGGTGAGACCTAAaggaaataaagagaaaaaagataACGGGGATCGTTACAAAGGTGTAAGGATgaggaaatggggaaaatgggtaGCAGAAGTACGGCAACCAAAGAGCCGTGACAGAATATGGTTAGGATCTTACGATACGGCGGAGGAAGCGGCGAGAGCTTACGATGCGGCGGTCGTTTGCTTACGTGGACCATCGGCGACGATTAATTTTCCAAATGATCCTCCACTTATTCCGTCGTCAGCGCCTAATTGTGATCAGCCGCAATTGTCGCCGTCGCAAATTCAAGTGGCGGCGTCGAGACATGCGCGTAGGGTTTGTGAATCAGCTGTTGTAGATTCTAGATTACCAGCTGTGGAAACTGTGTTTtttagagataataataattcagaGTTTGGTTGTTCTTCTTATGTGGATTGCTATAATTTGGCTACCACGGATAAAACAAGTACCGGAGATGGTGAAGTTTTGcatgatgatttatttgatagtGCTAGAATGTGGACTTTctga